The Nitrosococcus watsonii C-113 genome includes the window AGGTAAGGACGGGGTGTTATGGTGAGCGATGGTATTTCTTATTGTGGCCCTTATTGCTGGTATACTTGGTTTTGGAGAAAGCGCGGGCGCGGCGGCGCTGATCGCCAAGTTTTTGTTTTTCTTATTTTTAATAGCTTTTTTAATCTCCCTTGCTGCAGGGCGGAGACCCCGGATGTAATTATCCGCTACTTTCCGTAGCAAGGGTAAACGTTAATTTATGTTGTCTGGAGAAATAAAAAGATGAAGAATCCAATTAAATACATAGGATTTATGTTAATCGTTTTTATGGCCGTTTTAATGCTAGGCT containing:
- a CDS encoding DUF1328 family protein, which translates into the protein MVFLIVALIAGILGFGESAGAAALIAKFLFFLFLIAFLISLAAGRRPRM